TTTGGTGATGACACTATTTGTTTACGTGTTCGTCAATATTGGCATGGTGAGCGGTCTTTTACCCGTTGTGGGACTCCCACTACCATTAATCAGTTATGGCGGAAGCTCGCTGGTAACGCTGATGATCAGTTTCGGCATACTGATGTCAATCCACACTCACAAAAAGCTACTGACTTCTTAATCCTTGTGAAGAAATTTTTCTGTAAAAACTTAAGCCTATTTCAAACCTTACTAACCTTTAAGCGTAGGTAGTTTTGTGTTAAATTATGCGTCAAATTGTCGCTATGACTTTTACATTCATACTCAACTTTAAAAGATTCCCCATGACAAAGCTTTTTAGTATTTTCCTCGCACTCTTGTTTGTTTCAACTAACAGTTTAGCGGATGCACCAGAACCAACCCTGACAACAACAGTATCGCCTCCGATGCCGTATGTCATTCCATCTCCGCCAAAACTGGATGCCAAAGCTTATCTGGTCGTCGACTTTAATAGCGGCGCAGTGCTTGCCAGCTACAACGCTGATGACCGTATAGAACCTGCGAGTTTGACAAAAATCATGTCAGGCTATGTCATTCTTAGTGAGCTGAAAAACGGTAATATGTCTCTTGATGACATGGTGACCATTTCGCCAAAGGCATGGAAAATGCCTGGTTCGAAGATGTTTATTGAAGTTGGTCAGAAAGTATCAGTCGGCAACTTGATTAAAGGAATGGTCGTTCAATCGGGGAATGATGCAACCGTTGCCTTGGCTGAACATGTTGCAGGTAGTGAAAGCGTCTTTGTAGAAATTATGAACAAATATGCCCAGATGCTGGGTATGACAGGCACGCACTTTGCAAATGCGACAGGCCTGCCTAATCCAGAACATTACAGTACCGCTACTGATTTGGCAAAAGTTGCAAAAGCACTGATCCAAAAATTTCCAGAAGACTACAAGTGGTACGACCAGAAGAAATTCACCTTCAATGGCATTACCCAATACAACCGTAATAAGCTGTTGTGGCAAGACCCTTCTGTGGATGGTTTAAAAACAGGTCATACCGAATCCGCAGGTTATTGCCTAGTGTCTTCTGCACACCGAAACGGCATGCGTATTGTCTCTGTTGTGGTCGGCACCCCTTCGGCAGCAAAACGCGTTTCTGAAAGTCAAAAGTTGATCAACTATGCATTCCGTTTCTTTGAAACACATAAACTGTATTCCGCTGATCAACGCTTGCATGACGCACGTGTTTGGGAAGGCAAGCAAAACACGGTTGGCTTGAGCTTGGCAAATGATCTATACATCACCATTCCTCGTGGCCAGTATAAAAACCTGAAAATCGAAACGTCTATTAAGTCAGACATTCGCGCGCCAATCCAAAAAGGTCAGGTGTTAGGAGATCTACACGTTTCCCTGAACGGAAAGGTAGTTGCAGAGAGACCATTGGTTGCAACCAGTGAAATTGATGAAGGTTCTTTCTTCAAAAAGCTTATCGATCAAATCAAGCTACTTTTCCAAGCCCTGTTGAATTTCATAGGCTTGTAATATGCCGGAACAGATCGCCTTCTTAAATGGCGATTTTTTGCCTCTTGAAGAGGCAAAAATTTCGACTCAAGATCGCGGCTTTCTATTTGGGGATGGCATCTATGAAGTCATCCCTGTCTTCCAAAAAAAACTGTTTCAGCTTGACGCACACCTTGATAGGCTTCGCAAAAGCCTTACCGCCATTTCCATGCAAGACCCCTACTCGGATGAGCAATGGAAAGCCCTTTTAAATGATTTAGTAAACAGACATCCATGGAACGACCAGTTTATCTACTTACAAGTCACTCGTGGCATTCAATGGGTGCGGGATCATACACCCGATAAAGACCTTACCCCTACCATTTATGCCTACTGCAACCCCTTAAAACCCGTTTCCGAAAGTATCCTGCAAAACGGCATCAAGATCGTTACCTTGGAAGACATTCGTTGGCTAAGATGCGACATAAAGGCCACCACTTTATTGCCGAATGTCATGATGAAAATCGCCGCAAAGGAACAAGGTGCGGACGACGCCATTTTGATCGGTAGAGACGGTCAAATTTCAGAAGGAACGGCCAGCAATGTTTTCATTGTCAAGGATGAGGTCTTACTCACCCCTCCTTTAAGTGATCGAATTCTTCCCGGCATTACTCGCATGATCATTGAAAAAATCGCAAATGACCATAGTATTAAAGTCATTGAACAAACACTCACATTGGCAGACCTTGAAGCGGCAGATGAGATCTGGCTAACCAGCTCAACTAAGGACGCCTTGCCCGTTTGCTTGCTGAACAATGCCCCTGTAGGCAGTGGAAAACCAGGCCCGATTTGGCTTAAAATGCAATCTTATTTCGCACAAGCCAAACACTCGCTGATGCAAGCCGAACACTGACCGACAATAAAAAAGGATAACAACATGACGGTTGATTTACATACTCCCGATAACGAGAGTCTGATTGAATTTCCATGCGACTATCAGCTTAAAGCCATGGGACGCACATCGGAAACATTTATTGACACGGTTTTTGAAATTACCAAAAAGCATGCTCCAGATGTTACCAGAGAGAACATTCACCTAAAAGATTCCAAAGCCAGTCACTTTGTGTCGGTAAATATCACTTTCCACGCTACCAGCTTGGCGCAGCTACATGCCATCTATGGTGAACTCAAACAGCACCCTGAAGTGTTGATGACACTCTAAAACTGTGTGACGATGCCTTTCATCATCAAACACCTCGGCTTGCAACCCTACGACACCACGTGGGATGCCATGCAAGCCTTCACAAACAATCGCACCCCTGATACCCAAGACGAACTTTGGGTGGTGCAACACCCACCTGTTTTCACTCAGGGTTTGAACGGCAAAGCGGAGCATTTGCTCAGCACCCACCCCACCATTCCGCTCGTACAAACAGACAGAGGCGGACAAGTGACTTACCATGCTCCGGGGCAACTCATCATCTACATTCTGATGGACTTAAAACGCGCCAGGTTGGGGGCAAAAGACTTTGTTCACCGTATTGAAAATGCTTTGATTGCGTTGCTAAAAGAGCACTACCAACTTTCGGCAGAGGCCAGAACAGATGCACCGGGTGTTTATGTTGATGGCAGAAAAATCGCCTCTCTTGGTCTCAAGATTCGACAATTCCGTTCCTATCATGGCTTGGCACTCAATGTGGATATGGACTTGGAACCTTTCCACTGGATTAATCCCTGCGGATTGGTGGGCATGGAAATGACACAGCTTTCGGAACATGCAAACGAAATCGACTACGCCGCACTGGAAAACCAAGCCCTTGATATGCTGCGCTTACACCTTAGCAACACCAACTGATTCCGCGCAATCAATATCCCGTAATCGTCATTATTGTATAATAGCCAAAATTAACACAGAACCTAGCTTATGAGCGCACCAAACTTTCAAGAAATTCCTGTCAATCAAATTACCGGATTAACCAAAACATCTGACGAAGCTTCCTCGGACCTAAAACAACGTCGAGAAGAAATGTCTAAGGGAGAATACAAAACAAAATCCCTTAAGCACAAGCCTGACCCTAGCGCACCAAAACTGAAAAAACCGACTTGGATTAAAGCCAAGCTTCCAGCCGCTCGTCATATCGGTCGTGTTAAAGAACTCAAAAACATCCTTCGTGAGCAAGGTCTCAACACCGTCTGTGAAGAAGCTTCTTGCCCAAACCTTGGAGAGTGCTTCGGCCACGGTACCGCTACTTTCATGATTATGGGTCACATCTGCACACGCAAGTGCCCTTTCTGCGATGTGACACACGGCAGACCAAAAGCATTGGACAAAAACGAGCCTCAGCACCTTGCAGAGACAATAGAAGCGATGAAGCTAAACTATATTGTTATCACCTCGGTAGACCGAGATGATTTAAGGGATGGCGGAGCCACGCACTTCCGCAACTGCATAGCCGAGATTCGTCAACGTACACCGGAAGTGAAAATTGAGACCCTCGTGCCAGATTTCCGCGGCAGACTTACCACTGCATTAGAGACTCTGAGCACGCAAGCACCAGACGTACTGAATCACAATCTGGAAACCATTCCCCGCCTCTACGAAGAAGCTCGCCCAGGTGCCGACTACCAAGCCTCATTGGATCTACTCAAACGATTCAAACAAATGAAACCGGAAACCACCACCAAATCCGGCTTAATGGTTGGGTTAGGCGAAACCATGGAAGAATTACTGGAAGTCATGCGCGATTTACGTGCGCATGATGTTGAAATGCTTACTGTCGGTCAATATTTACAACCATCTAACTTCCACCTGGCGGTTAAGAAATATTGGACACCGGATGAGTTCAAGGCTGTCGAGGAAGCCGGCTATGAAATGGGCTTTACCCATGTGGCATCCGGGCCGATGGTGCGCTCCTCGTACCATGCAGACTTACAGGCACAAGGGAAATTTTAATGAACACCATTAAACGTTTTTTGTTTAAAGACTTGGACATTCGCGGCCAACACCTGCAACTGGACGATGTTTGGCAAAAGATGATTGAAGACCGCCACTACACGCCTGCATTGATTGAAGTGTTAGGCGAGTTAACCGCCATGACAATCATGATGGCAAACGGTCTCAAGCACCCTGGAAAAGTCATTATTCAAATCCAAGGCCAAGGCCCTGTAAACCTATTAGTAGTTGAAGCCACACATGAATTACAGATTCGCGGCGTCGCCAAAACCAACAGAGCATTGACCAATGAAAGCACTTTGGATGAGTTGTTGGGCGATGGTCAAATCCTAATGACCATGGAAAACACTCTAACTGACTCCCTGTTCCAATCTTATGTCGATCGCGAAGGCAGTACCGTCACTGAAGCATTTGAAGCCTTCCTGACTCAATCTGAACAACTTCCATCAAAGCTTTGGCTAGCCGCTAACGAAAAAGGCATTGGCGGGGTTTTAATTCAGCAGATGCCGCCTTCTTCAAACAAAACCGAAGAAGAGACTGATGGTGACGGCTGGAACCGCATCAGCATGCTGACCGAAACCCTCACCACCGAAGAGTTGGTTTCGCTTGATTCAGAAACCCTACTCCACAGGCTATTCCACGAAGAAGTCATTGAGCTATTTGAACCCAACACGGTCGAGTACAACTGCCCTCAAGATCCTGAACGCATTGAAATGATGATTCGCTCTCTAGGGGAAGCTGATGCCAGACAGCTTCTGGAAGAACAAGGGGAAATCGTCGTACACAACGAAATGTGCAACTTCCACTTGCGACTCACCAAAGAAGATATTGATCGCATCTTCGATACGACGGCACATTAAACCACCACCCCAACCTGGCAGATTCTGCTAAAAATCTGCCAGGTTGGGGCTAGCATCCTTACCTTACTCTTTACTTCACAGTTAGAGTCAACCGACTGCTATATAATGAAATCATGAAACGTTACCTGCATTTAAAAGTCGTGCAAATCGGACGCAAAGTCAAACGCTCGCCTTTTCTCAACAAGTACTTCCCAAAGTTTAAAGACCCTGTCTATTGGGCAGGTGATCGCATGTCCTTTGCACGCGCAGGCTTTGTAGGTGCTTTTTGCATGATGCTACCTATACCCTTCCAAATGCTGCTGGGCTCAATCATCGCCTACTATGTTCGCGCCAACATTCCATTTGCAACCGCTTTGGCTTGGATTACCAACCCTTTAACCATGGGACCTATTTGGTATGGCGGCTACCGTTTTGGTACTTGGGTATTGAACACCCCTTCTTCCGCAGAATTGGCTGGGCATGCCCAAAACATTCCAATCGCTTCGTCACAATGGTTTAGCGAAGTCTTCCCTACCATCTGGCAACCTTTCTTCCTTGGAAACGTAATGCTGGGCGTTATTTTCGGCTCAATCTTTTATGTTTTGATTGGCTACTTTCCCTACATCAAACGCTTTTTGGTTTGGGCCTTCTCTGTTCGCCACTCCAACTCCTAACGCTAGCTACGCTAAGCAAAACGCGACACTTATCTTTTCTTTTTAGGTAAAAAACTCTAAAATGAAACAACTGCATTAACAATGAGTCCAATATGGCCCTAACCTTTTCCGCTCAAACGTCCAAGCTTTCTCTAAAACTGATTGAATCCTACGGTATTAACCCAGCAGAGATTTTAAAAAAGTTACAGATTGATCCTAAAAGGTTGAATGACCCTAACGCTCGTTTGCCATATTCGACGTTGGACGATATTTGGGCAGAGGCTGCAACACATATCCAAGACCCTGCATTTGGCTTAAAGGCCGTAGAGTGCTGGCACCCTTCACAAATGGGCGCTTTGGGCTATGCATGGCTTTCGAGCGAAAACCTTAAAAATGCTTTGGGGCGTTTTCAGCGTTACTCTCGCGTTGTCACCGAAGGTGCATATTTTGAGATCGAGGAAACACCAAAATATTTAAGCTTGATTTTGCATTATCGAAGTGTCGCAAGACAGTTGCCATATCGCACAGATGGATTCATGGCGATTATGCTTGCCATGTGCCGAGCGAACTTTGGTAAACATTTCCAACCAGCGGAAATTCACCTTAAGCATAGCGCTCCAGAAGATACCTCAGCGTTTGAAGAACTTTTCAAATGCCCGGTTTTCTTTGGCGCTAAAGACAACCGTTTCGTCATCCACATGAAAGATGCGCTGGAGATGTCCGAGGGCGCACAACCACAATTGGCAAAACTTCATGATCAGGTGATGATTGAGTACCTAGCGAAAATGGATCGCAAAAATATTGTCGAGCAAGTGAAGTCCGAGATCATCAAACAATTGCCAAATGGCAATGTCACCGATACAACGGTTGGGCAAGCGTTACATATCAACGACAGAACCCTACAGAGACGCTTGAAAGAACAGAACACCACGTTCAAGACGCTAATGAACGAAGTAAGAGAAGATTTAGCGGCTACCTACATCAAGGACAGCAACCTATCTTTGAGTGAGATTTCGTTCCTGCTTGGATTTGGTAATATCAGCTCTTTTTCCCGCGCTTACAAACGTTGGACAGGCAAACCGCCAAGCCATCTTCGCGGCAGTGATTAATTAACAGTCTGCAACAGACAAAAGCTTGATAATTTCTAGCCGAACCCTATAATACAGTCTTCAATTTTCGGGGCATGGCTCAGCCTGGTAGAGCACCGTCATGGGGTGGCGGGGGTCGTAGGTTCAAATCCTACTGTCCCGACCAATTAAATATCTTTAATTTCAATAACTTAACTATTATACAATTTTTAATAAATTTTTTGTAGGTCACAAATGGGTCACAGCTGAGCACTACTTTTATAATCAATTACAGACAATAGAATGCCTTCATATACAAGCAATGAACTAAACCGTTAATGTGTTAACATGATCAGGCAAATTTTTAATTTGTAAAACCCATGCTTCCAGCTCTTCTATCGAGTAGTAAACTCTCCTACCCAACTTTTTGAACGCAGGTGCAGGCAGACCAAATAACACACCACTTACTCTTGCAGCCCTAAGTGTAATCTCGGCACACCCCAAAAATTCAGCTGCTTCTTTTGACGTTAAAAAACCATCGAATGCCATTTCATTCTCCTTTTTTATCTTCAGAGATAAAAGGGCGAAAAATAATTTGGAACCTGAATTCGCATCACAAAAATAAGCCGTTTTTTACAGGTTGTTTTTGCTGTTTCGTCTTTCACACTTTCAGTGTGTTTTTCTTCATGCGCTTGGTTTTTTTCTTTGGTTTGTGTTGCAACGTCTAGTTCATCTGACATCTTTGTTTCTCCGTTTTTGCATTTTTTAAAGCCAAACCCACGAAAAATGGGTTTAGATAAAAACACAAGGGAGAAATTTCAGTTGAATAGGGATTTTTTAGATTTGATAGAAATTTCAGCCAATCCAGTTTTGAAACCTTAAACCTTCGACACGTTCAAATTCTTTTAGGTTATTGCTCACAAGAATAGCGCCAATACTTCTTGCGTGACCTGCTATGTGCAAATCATTGACACCAATCGTTTTGCCTTTTCTTTCTAAATCGGCGCGAATATCACCGTAATGTGATGCCGCGTTTTCGTCATAATTTATGACATCCAAACGACTGCAAAAGTCTTCAACCGCTTTCAGGTTTTTGGCAACATGCTTACTCTTTTCAACACCATGCAACAGTTCAGCAAGCGTAATAGAAGATATTGCGATATGTCCTGATGCCTCATTGAATCTTTCAAGAACCTCGATTGGTCTACGCTTGATGACATAAATACAAATATTCGTGTCCAGTAAATACTTAATCATCAAACGACTCTCTCAAAGCTTCTGTTTGTTCAGCACGTTCATTCAAAAAATCATCTGAAACCGATGTTTCTGGATTTAAAAAGAAACTGTCCCATGTATTTTTTAACGGGCTAATAATTCGTTCTTTACCCACAACACGAACAACAACTTTTTTTACTGAATCAGGAAAACGAACAGCAACGGGTAGGCGAACAGCTTGTGTTTTGTTGTTTTCAAAAACAGTTGCATTAATCAAAATAGCACCTCCAATATTAACTATATATTATAAGTATATACAAGAGAAAAGGTAAATACAATTACTACCCATTCCTTTTGGTTCGGTTGTTTTTTTTGGAAACACATTTTAAGTGTAAGGAGTGAATGGAGTTGAAAAAACGGGCATCCACATTTTGTGATTGATGCCAACCATTAAATGCGGTTTTAGACTAGGTTGTAAGTTAAGTTTTTTTGTGGCCGGAATTGATACCTCTACGCCACAATGCGTTCAATTGCCACAAACTCCGCGCCTTTGGCTAAACTAGCTTCTTCCAATTCATAAGCCGCCTGCAAATTCGTCCAGAACTGTGCAGTGGTTCCCAGCGCTAAACCCAATCGTATGGCGGTATCCGCAGTAATCGAGCGCTTGCCATGAACTATCTCATTAATGCGGCGTGGCGGTACTTTCATTACCTTTGCCAGTTTATTTTGAGAAATCTGCAAAGGCTCTAAAAATTCTTCTAATAAAATCTCACCTGGGTGGATATTGTCAATTCTGTTCATCTTTCCTCCTAGTGGTAATCCACAATCTCAACGTTTTGAACCTGTCCATCATTCCAAACAAAGCACACTCTCCACTGCTGGTTGATGCGGATGCTGTGCTGGCCGCTTCTGTCACCGCTCAATGTCTCCAGACGATTCGCCGGAGGAATAAGCAAATCCTCCAGAGTCAGAGCCGCATCAAGCATACGCAACTTCATACGAGCTTTGCGCTGAATCGCTTGCGGTAATTTTTTGGAAAACTGGCCTTTAAATACCTTTTCAGCATCTTTGTCTTTAAACGTCTGAATCATGAGTTAATTATAACGAGTATCGTTATATAACGCAATGCGTTATAATTAATCAAGTATTGGCATTAATCACAAAATGGGGACACCAAAAAACAAGAAAGGGGATGTGTTTATTTTTTGGGAAAATATCGACATATCAGAGGGATATGTCGATTAAGTGGATATATTGAAACTCTTACTACTTATCATCATTCCATGAATAAGTTCCTAATGAAACATTAGGATCAGGATCTAACGGGTTATAAGATTTACTAAAATCTTCTTGTCTTTTTAGTTCTAAATAATGAATTTCCTTTTCAGTAAGTTCCGCTTTAGCTCCTTTAAAAAAAATTCCTATTAAAAATAGGAATATGACAGAAATAGCAATCCAAGCATAAATATGCTCAAGAAAGAAATACTCCATATCAAAGCCGCCAGAAGCGAAAGCATACACGATGAAATAAACAATAAACCCAGTCATAAATCCAGCCGCATTCAAAGCAGAATGATCTTCTTCCTCATAGACATCTTCTACATCTACAAACTGGTTGTTTGACTGAGATTGCTCCCAGTCTTTTGGTTTTAAATTTTCCATGGATACCTCCAAGCAATTGATTCACTAATACAAGGTTAATCCATTATTTAACTTTTTGTTAGGTTTTTCTAGGTGAAATAGGTTCTCTTGGATTATTCTGAGGCTCCGGCTCACCTTCAGTTCTAACTGTTTGCCCCGGATATTGCCCGGCGTTACTCGCCGCCGCTACTTCAGTTGGCTTACTTGGCTCTTGAGGTCTTTGTTCTCTTGATGCTGGTGTTTCCTGCGGCGCAGGAGGTGGAGCTGTTTGTTGGTTCATCATAGCTTCATCAGCTAGTTTAGCTGCTTCTTTCTTTGAGTATCCCGCTTGCTCATAGTTTGAGATCATCATATTTCTCGATGCATCAAGGTTTTGAGCTGTTTCGATAGGTGTTTCTGCCACTTTTGGACTATCATCTTTAGGTGTGGTAGGTGCTTCTTCCCAACTATTTTTCCCAACTATTGAAGTAGCTAAAGCTTTATTTTGAGAAACACCTTCTCCATTATTTGTAGCCTCTTTTACCTTGTCTTTTAGATTGGTTTGTTTAGGAGCATGACTTTGATTTGATGCAACTTCATTCTTAGTTGGTTGTCCCTTGGTCGCCACTTCTTTTTCTTTCTGTACCATTGGATGAAGAGCATTACCAACTGCGGTTTGTACTGTACTTATATTTTTGCCAACTTGTTCAGAGGGACCTTTCTGCTGCAACTTAGCAGATTGTTTTGCATAGTCGGCAGCCAGTTTGTGTTCATTTGATTTATGTTCACCCGCAGGATCAGTGTAACCCTTCGGTTTTGTAACTGAAGTTTGCCCTTGCGACAATTTATATTGGTCAAAAAGTTTGTTTACAAGTTTTTCCGCTTTAGGCAAGTCACCTTGCTGGAAGGCTCTACTCATAGCTCTTCCTTCAGGCGTATGCATCATCGCCGTCAAGTTAAAGCCTTTATCTTTTGATATTTGCTCTAAACGCTCATAAGCTTCAGTTTCAGATTGGGCTTTTTTCAAGGTATCTTGAGAAATCTTGTCGAGTTTTCTTGACTCGTCAACACTTCCTTTAACGTCTGTAGCATCTTTTCCTGTTACTCCAGCTTTAGTTAAGAAGTTCTCGTCAGTTAGAGCTTTTTGCATGTCAGAAACAGTTTGTTTTTGAACATCTTGCGTTGTTCCTTTAGAGGTTTGTTCTTGAGTATGAGCTAAATCTTTAGCAAATTGCGCTTTCTTTTCATCAGTCCATTTAGCTGAAACAGAAGCACCTACAATCTTTTCTTCAACAGAACCCCATAAAGTTTTTGATGTATCAATCCCACCTTGCGCTAATGCGGTTGCAGTTTTAGCTATTGACTGTTTATCATTAATACCATATTTACTTAAAAGGTCTTTAGCCGCCGCATAACTATGTTCCCAGTTCTCACCGACTTCTTTGCTTGATGCTGCACCCTTTTTCCAGTCAAATGAATTAGCCATTTCAGCACTTGTCATGTGAGAAGCAACCATTCCAAACGCAGTAGCCAATTGCATTGCGGAAGCAACACTATCAGTTTTAGCTTGCTCAGTTAAATGTGCAGCCTGGTTTTTATGTGATTGTGCTACTTGACTTGCAATGCTTGCAGTAGCAGGTAATCCTGTTGTCGTTGCTTGAGAACCATCATAAGAATCCGTTCCATTAGAAGCTATTCTTACAATACCTCCCTCCATAGCACGGAGAGCTAAATGTCCGCTATCCACATTAGGCGAAGTCACATGACTGTAAGCCGCCTCGTTATCGTGCTGTGAGTTATTCCAACGACTATCCCCGAAAGTGGTCTTCTCCGCTTTTAGGCTGGCACCTTAGTTACTTATGGCCTAGATTGAGTTTGTGCTCCTTCTGGGCCTTTCTTTTTCTACACACATAAAAAACACACTTAAAGTGTGGTGCGGGATTTTGATATGCCTACCAAACAACATTACGAATCTTTTGAATCTCTAGGGCGCGATGCCTTGGATAGAATTACAGAAATTAATCTGAGACTTGAATCCTTATCTGAGCTGATCAAAAAGAGTCAACCTAAAAAACCAGGCGCAATTACTTTACATCTATATTCATGCGGAAAAGATTGTCTTGGATGCCCACATCCATCATGGTTGGTTTGGTATTCTACAAAGAAAGGTGATGATTCTGTATTTTTGTCCTATAAAACAAAAACACCTTTAAGAAAGGTAAAACGCTCTGGTGATTTTAAAGAATCTTCCGAAAAAACCAAAAGACTGATAAAAGAGGCTATTGAGTTGCTTCAAGAACGCTCTGAAATCATCAATATGGTATCAAATTTAAACAAAAAACTTTCCGCAATGGGTAAGGTGCGTAAATTAAAAATAATCGCTTGATGGCGGTTTATTTTTCCTTTTAAGCAAATCTATTTTTAAAAAAACTTCTATCTTGCTGTTCATTATACACTTCTAGTATAATTACATTGTAATTACTTTAAGAGAGGGGCGTTTCTGATGGCACACTTAATCACAATTGGAAATTCAAAAGGCGTTAGGATACCTAAAAACCTTATTGAGCAAGCGCAAATCCAAGATAAAGAATTGGAGTTTTCTGTTTTGCCGGAAGGGATTTTAATCAGTCCTGTCAAAAAAGTAAGAGAAGGTTGGGCTGAAAAGTTTTCATTATTGGCACATCAACCTACTACCAATGAAGACAAGGAATGGCTTGAATCAGATATTGGCGAATCTCAAACAGAATCAGATTGGACGTGGTAATGAAAAGGTTTGAAGTTTGGTTGATTAACCTTGATCCGACCGTCGGTCGAGAGATCAATAAAACGCGGCCATGTCTGGTTATTTCTCCCAATGAAATGGCGGCTTTATCGACTGTACTGGTCGCTCCCATGACCTCTCAAGGCTTTGAGTTCCCGTCCAGAATAAATTGTGTGTTTGCCGGTAAGAATGGATTGGTATTGTTAGATCAGATTCGTGCGGTGGATAAACGCAGATTTGTGAAAAAACTTGGGAAACTGAATGTTGATACTCAGAAGCTAGTTTCGGATAGATTGGTGGAAATGTTTACTTTTTGATTAAGTCTGAATTTCTGCAATTTAGACGTAAAAAAACCCGCGCAAGGCGGGTTTGATTTTGTTCAAGAATTTTCATCACTTTGGTTCAAAAAATTCAACAACAGCTCTTTCAGTGAAGTTTCTAATATAACTGTAATAATAACTAACCTTACCCACTGCTCGAAGATGTACATTGGTTTCATAATTATCAGCAATTATTGAAAAATTCATCTCAGGAGAGCAATCTTCAGTGCAGTTTAGCTCTGGCTTGGTGGACTGCATAGACTTGTTGACTTTGTTTTCAACCAAACCACCAACAACCCTAGCTGCCAACCCTAATCCTAAAGCGTCACCAACACCATCAGAAATACCGTTGCTGTAACTATTAGATTTTCTAAAATTATTTTTCCATAATTTCAAAGAATTTAATCTTACAGTAACCTTTCTTCCTGTCGGCGATAACGTAATTCCTTTTGAAATTAAGTCATCACGAACATCTGATTCCAACTTGCTAAGTTCAAACCCTCTAAGATTTGCTTCTTTGCTTACTTCAAAAGATAAATTAATCACTTTATCGGTGATTCGTTTATCATTGTCAAGCTTCACATAATATCCCGATACAATTTTATTATTGTTCTCCTTTGTCATCATGGTAGAACAACCAGTCAACTGCAAAGCACTAACCGCCAAAAAAACTAAAAATAGCTTCTTCATTTTTTTCCTCTCTTTAAATTTAAAGA
This portion of the Hydrogenovibrio marinus genome encodes:
- a CDS encoding AraC family transcriptional regulator; translated protein: MALTFSAQTSKLSLKLIESYGINPAEILKKLQIDPKRLNDPNARLPYSTLDDIWAEAATHIQDPAFGLKAVECWHPSQMGALGYAWLSSENLKNALGRFQRYSRVVTEGAYFEIEETPKYLSLILHYRSVARQLPYRTDGFMAIMLAMCRANFGKHFQPAEIHLKHSAPEDTSAFEELFKCPVFFGAKDNRFVIHMKDALEMSEGAQPQLAKLHDQVMIEYLAKMDRKNIVEQVKSEIIKQLPNGNVTDTTVGQALHINDRTLQRRLKEQNTTFKTLMNEVREDLAATYIKDSNLSLSEISFLLGFGNISSFSRAYKRWTGKPPSHLRGSD
- a CDS encoding helix-turn-helix domain-containing protein; the protein is MAFDGFLTSKEAAEFLGCAEITLRAARVSGVLFGLPAPAFKKLGRRVYYSIEELEAWVLQIKNLPDHVNTLTV
- the vapC gene encoding type II toxin-antitoxin system tRNA(fMet)-specific endonuclease VapC; protein product: MIKYLLDTNICIYVIKRRPIEVLERFNEASGHIAISSITLAELLHGVEKSKHVAKNLKAVEDFCSRLDVINYDENAASHYGDIRADLERKGKTIGVNDLHIAGHARSIGAILVSNNLKEFERVEGLRFQNWIG
- the vapB gene encoding type II toxin-antitoxin system VapB family antitoxin, with amino-acid sequence MINATVFENNKTQAVRLPVAVRFPDSVKKVVVRVVGKERIISPLKNTWDSFFLNPETSVSDDFLNERAEQTEALRESFDD
- a CDS encoding HigA family addiction module antitoxin, which gives rise to MNRIDNIHPGEILLEEFLEPLQISQNKLAKVMKVPPRRINEIVHGKRSITADTAIRLGLALGTTAQFWTNLQAAYELEEASLAKGAEFVAIERIVA
- a CDS encoding type II toxin-antitoxin system RelE/ParE family toxin; the encoded protein is MIQTFKDKDAEKVFKGQFSKKLPQAIQRKARMKLRMLDAALTLEDLLIPPANRLETLSGDRSGQHSIRINQQWRVCFVWNDGQVQNVEIVDYH
- a CDS encoding AbrB/MazE/SpoVT family DNA-binding domain-containing protein, yielding MAHLITIGNSKGVRIPKNLIEQAQIQDKELEFSVLPEGILISPVKKVREGWAEKFSLLAHQPTTNEDKEWLESDIGESQTESDWTW
- a CDS encoding type II toxin-antitoxin system PemK/MazF family toxin, producing the protein MKRFEVWLINLDPTVGREINKTRPCLVISPNEMAALSTVLVAPMTSQGFEFPSRINCVFAGKNGLVLLDQIRAVDKRRFVKKLGKLNVDTQKLVSDRLVEMFTF